The Candidatus Rokuibacteriota bacterium genome has a segment encoding these proteins:
- a CDS encoding CocE/NonD family hydrolase — MTASKPQYEAIVLKNVLIPMRDGIHLAADVYRPSRAGAFAEGRFPALLERTPYSKDNAERVERNGLWYAERGYIVVIQDVRGRYRSEGEFAFLTQEPPDGFDTIEWIAQQPWSDGQVGTFGTSYMGWTQSAAATRNPPHLRAMWVNQGGANAYTSTVRHNGAFEMRFLCWAFWQGAKSREAKADPVIERALGAVNVREWLTRVPLKKGCSPLALIPRYEAWAFEIGTHGDADDYWAQPGFNIERHWPEHADVPMVFSSGWYDSYTRANMENFVGLRRLKKGPVWGLMGPWTHGFKQLGVTYSGDVDFGPDAAVDYNELRLAFFDAVLKRVSNGWGNAPPLRLFVMGGGSGRRNGQGRLDHGGRWRNESEWPLARTRVTKFYLQPGGGLAPAAPPARSASTSFEFDPRRPVPTIGGNMSSLVGLMPRPAGAPEIPVEERERDIIGIPGAFDQREASQFFGCRPPDLPLASRRDVLVFQSAPLARDIEATGPVRVTLFVSSSALDTDITAKLIDVHPPNPDYPEGYAMNLTDSILRLRYRNRGTAELLEPGRIYEVSFELYPTSNLFAAGHRIRLDISSSNYPRFDVNPNTGEPLWENSRWETAVNTIHHDASHPSHVTLPVIP; from the coding sequence CGATGCGGGACGGGATCCACCTCGCCGCCGATGTCTATCGCCCCTCGCGCGCCGGGGCCTTTGCCGAGGGGCGCTTCCCCGCGCTTCTCGAGCGGACTCCGTACTCGAAGGACAACGCCGAGCGCGTCGAGCGAAACGGCCTCTGGTACGCCGAGCGTGGCTATATCGTCGTGATCCAGGACGTGCGCGGCCGCTACCGCTCGGAGGGTGAGTTCGCGTTCCTCACGCAGGAGCCGCCCGACGGCTTCGACACCATCGAGTGGATCGCGCAGCAGCCCTGGAGCGACGGCCAGGTGGGCACCTTCGGGACGTCCTACATGGGCTGGACCCAGTCGGCGGCGGCCACCCGGAACCCGCCCCACCTCAGGGCCATGTGGGTCAACCAGGGCGGGGCCAACGCCTACACCTCCACCGTCCGCCACAACGGGGCCTTCGAGATGCGCTTCCTCTGCTGGGCCTTCTGGCAGGGGGCCAAGTCCCGGGAGGCCAAGGCCGACCCGGTGATCGAGCGGGCGCTCGGCGCCGTCAACGTCCGCGAGTGGCTGACGCGCGTGCCGCTCAAGAAAGGCTGCTCGCCCCTGGCGCTGATCCCACGTTACGAGGCGTGGGCCTTCGAGATCGGGACCCACGGCGACGCCGATGACTACTGGGCGCAGCCGGGCTTCAACATCGAGCGGCACTGGCCGGAGCACGCCGATGTCCCGATGGTTTTCTCCTCGGGCTGGTACGACTCCTACACGCGGGCGAACATGGAGAACTTCGTCGGGCTCCGGCGGCTCAAGAAGGGGCCGGTCTGGGGCCTGATGGGGCCGTGGACCCACGGCTTCAAGCAGCTCGGCGTTACCTATTCCGGCGACGTGGACTTCGGGCCCGACGCCGCGGTGGACTACAACGAGCTGCGCCTCGCGTTCTTCGACGCCGTCCTCAAGAGAGTCTCGAACGGCTGGGGCAACGCGCCCCCGCTCAGGCTCTTCGTCATGGGAGGCGGCTCGGGCCGTCGGAACGGGCAGGGCCGGCTGGACCACGGGGGCCGCTGGCGCAACGAGAGCGAGTGGCCGCTGGCGCGCACCCGCGTCACGAAGTTCTACCTCCAGCCCGGCGGCGGCCTAGCGCCGGCGGCTCCGCCCGCACGCTCGGCCTCGACCAGCTTCGAGTTCGACCCACGCCGGCCCGTTCCGACCATCGGGGGCAACATGTCCTCGCTGGTGGGGCTGATGCCCCGTCCCGCTGGTGCCCCGGAGATTCCCGTCGAGGAGCGCGAGCGCGACATCATCGGGATCCCGGGCGCCTTCGACCAGCGCGAGGCGTCCCAGTTCTTCGGCTGCCGGCCGCCGGACCTCCCGCTAGCCTCCCGCCGCGACGTCCTGGTCTTCCAGAGCGCGCCGCTGGCCCGCGACATCGAGGCTACGGGACCCGTGAGGGTGACGCTCTTCGTCTCCTCGTCGGCGCTCGACACGGACATCACCGCCAAGCTCATCGACGTCCACCCACCGAACCCCGACTATCCAGAGGGCTACGCGATGAACCTGACCGACTCAATCCTCCGCCTCCGCTACCGGAACCGCGGGACCGCCGAGCTCCTCGAGCCCGGACGGATCTACGAGGTCTCCTTTGAGCTCTACCCGACCTCGAACCTCTTCGCGGCCGGCCATCGGATCCGCCTCGACATCTCGTCCTCCAACTACCCGCGCTTCGACGTGAACCCCAACACCGGCGAGCCGCTCTGGGAGAACTCGCGGTGGGAGACCGCCGTCAACACCATTCATCACGATGCCTCGCATCCCTCCCACGTGACCCTCCCGGTCATCCCGTAA